From Triticum aestivum cultivar Chinese Spring chromosome 4A, IWGSC CS RefSeq v2.1, whole genome shotgun sequence, a single genomic window includes:
- the LOC123087967 gene encoding translation factor GUF1 homolog, mitochondrial codes for MAGAAALRRAARSAVRKLANAPAPSRAIVLPERLLSSQASPEHRPRPGVSASELGQYPPERIRNFSIIAHVDHGKSTLADRLLELTGTIQKGHGAQYLDKLQVEKERGITVKAQTATMFYKHTVENPESHGTDTSSYLLNLIDTPGHVDFSYEVSRSLAACQGALLVVDAAQGVQAQTIANFYLAFESNLSIIPVINKIDQPTADPDNVKAQLKRLFDIDPSEALLTSAKTGQGLSQVLPAVIERIPCPPGNCDSPVRMLLLDSYYDEYKGVICHVAIVDGAMRKGDKISSAATGRTYEVFDVGIMHPELTPTGVLYTGQVGYVITGMRSTKEARIGDTLHQAKTIVEPLPGFKPVRHMVFSGVYPADGSDFEALSHAIEKLTCNDASVSVTKETSTALGMGFRCGFLGLLHMDVFHQRLEQEYGAQVISTIPTVPYIFEYGDESKVQIENPAALNFNAGKRITACWEPTVIATIIIPSEYVGPVIMLCSERRGEQQEYTFIDANRALLKYRLPLREIIVDFYNELKSITSGYATFDYEDSEYQKSDLVKMDILLNGQPVDAMATIIHNQKAQKVGRELVDKLKKFIERQMFEITIQAAIGSKVIARETLSAMRKNVLAKCYGGDITRKKKLLEKQKEGKKRMKRVGSVDIPQEAFHELLKVSSSK; via the exons ATCGCGCACGTCGACCACGGCAAGTCCACGCTCGCCGACCGGCTGCTGGAGCTCACCGGCACCATCCAGAAGGGCCATGGGGCTCAGTACCTCGACAAGCTGCAG GTAGAGAAAGAAAGGGGCATCACCGTCAAAGCCCAAACCGCGACTATGTTCTACAAGCATACAGTGGAAAATCCCGAGTCCCATGGGACAGATACTTCAAGCTATTTGCTTAACCTGATTGATACTCCAGGCCATGTGGATTTCAGCTATGAGGTTTCCAGGTCCCTAGCAGCTTGCCAGGGTGCACTTCTAGTAGTTGATGCAGCCCAAGGTGTACAGGCACAAACAATTGCAAATTTTTACCTTGCATTTGAGTCAAACCTTAGCATTATTCCTGTCATTAACAAGATTGATCAGCCTACTGCTGACCCAGACAATGTAAAGGCCCAGttgaagaggttatttgacattgaTCCAAGTGAAGCTCTGCTCACTTCCGCCAAAACTGGTCAAGGCCTTAGCCAGGTGTTACCTGCTGTTATCGAGCGTATACCTTGCCCACCTGGGAATTGTGATTCTCCTGTACGAATGCTGCTCTTAGATTCGTACTACGATGAATACAAAGGGGTGATATGTCATGTTGCTATTGTTGATGGTGCGATGCGCAAGGGAGATAAGATTTCATCAGCTGCGACTGGTCGCACATATGAAGTCTTTGATGTTGGCATTATGCATCCTGAGCTTACCCCTACTGGAGTGCTTTACACTGGACAAGTTGGATATGTTATAACTGGAATGCGTTCAACTAAAGAAGCACGGATTGGTGATACTCTTCATCAGGCTAAGACTATCGTTGAACCACTTCCTG GTTTCAAGCCTGTGAGACACATGGTCTTCTCTGGTGTATACCCAGCTGATGGTTCTGACTTTGAGGCTCTTAGCCATGCAATTGAGAAGCTAACATGTAATGATGCCAGCGTGTCTGTTACAAAAGAGACAAGCACTGCACTTGGCATGGGCTTCAG ATGCGGTTTCCTAGGATTGCTGCACATGGATGTGTTTCATCAACGGCTTGAGCAA GAATATGGGGCTCAAGTCATATCCACCATACCAACTGTACCATATATCTTTGAATATGGTGATGAAAG CAAAGTGCAAATTGAGAACCCTGCGGCCTTGAATTTCAATGCTGGAAAACGTATAACGGCCTGCTGGGAGCCAACAGTCATTGCAACAATTATTATTCCTAGTGA GTATGTTGGTCCTGTAATTATGCTTTGTTCGGAAAGGAGGGGAGAACAGCAAGAATATACATTCATTGATGC CAATAGAGCTTTATTGAAGTACCGATTACCTTTGAGGGAGATCATTGTGGACTTCTACAATGAGTTGAAAAGCATAACATCTGGTTATGCTACTTTTGACTATGAAGATTCTGA GTATCAAAAATCTGATCTTGTTAAGATGGATATTCTACTTAACGGCCAGCCTGTTGATGCTATGGCTACTATAATCCATAACCAAAAAGCTCAGAAGGTTGGAAGAGAATTAGTGGACAAGCTCAAGAAATTTATAGAAAG GCAAATGTTCGAGATCACTATACAAGCAGCAATTGGTTCAAAGGTTATTGCAAGGGAAAC TCTGTCAGCAATGAGAAAGAACGTTCTGGCCAAGTGCTATGGTGGTGATATCACCCGCAAAAAGAAGTTGCTAGAGAAGCAGAAGGAAGGGAAGAAGCGCATGAAACGTGTCGGGTCCGTCGATATCCCCCAAGAAGCGTTCCATGAGCTACTAAAGGTCTCCAGTTCAAAGTAG
- the LOC123087968 gene encoding carboxypeptidase SOL1 isoform X1: MAISPLRSLPLPLLLLLLLLRAFASLPTQAAARGGLGPPPGIAVDKHGAFSRGLLQDQPEITEEMVRGYMSNAELEGAIQDFGRRCANVSRIYSIGKSVNGSPLWAIEISDKPGLKEAEPAFKFIGNVHGDEPVGREVLMQLAYWLCDNYLKDPLATLIVENTHLHILPSMNPDGFALRRRGNANNVDLNRDFPDQFFPNNDDIKQRQPETRAIMNWIKQEHFTASASLHGGALVANYPWDGSRDTRKQYYGCPDDKAFRYMASMYSQSHYNMSLSKEFEGGITNGALWYPIYGGMQDWNYIHGGCFELTLEISDVKWPKASELLVIWKQNKMSMLNLVASLVKTGVHGRIFAADTGRPIPGSLMVKGIDSKINASGTFGDYHRILAPGQSYEVVASMEGFKPKRTRVMLGREATNLDFILDPDGALRGTKPLRNDCGCSCNDDGGSNKPFLLREAYLWLYLLVLFFLLALYLLLRRRMASRLAAHRHSPPKRTVAV, encoded by the exons ATGGCGATCTCGCCCCTccgctccctccccctccccctcctcctcctcctcctcctcctccgcgccttCGCCTCCCTCCCCACGCAAGCCGCCGCGAGAGGCGGCCTCGGCCCGCCGCCAG GAATCGCCGTTGATAAACATGGGGCATTTTCGCGTGGTCTTCTTCAGGATCAGCCTGAGATCAC GGAAGAAATGGTTCGCGGATATATGAGCAACGCTGAACTTGAGGGCGCTATACAAGACTTTGGGAGGCGCTGTGCTAATGTTTCCAGGATATACAG CATCGGGAAGAGTGTAAATGGTTCCCCATTG TGGGCCATTGAAATATCAGACAAGCCTGGGCTAAAAGAAGCTGAACCAGCATTCAAG TTCATTGGGAATGTCCATGGCGATGAGCCTGTTGGAAGAGAGGTCCTTATGCAACTTGCGTATTGGCTGTGTGATAACTACCTGAAGGATCCTTTG GCAACTCTCATTGTGGAGAACACACACCTTCATATACTTCCATCAATGAATCCAGATGGATTTGCTCTTAGAAGGCGTGGTAATGCAAACAATGTTGATCTCAACAGGGACTTTCCTGACCAA TTTTTCCCCAACAACGATGATATTAAGCAACGGCAACCTGAAACTAGAGCTATTATGAACTGGATAAAGCAAGAACACTTCACAGCCTCTGCTAGTTTGCATGGG GGTGCTCTTGTTGCAAATTATCCATGGGATGGATCTAGAGATACAAG AAAACAGTATTATGGATGTCCTGATGACAAGGCATTCCGTTACATGGCGTCAATGTACAGTCAGTCACACTATAACATGTCTTTGAGCAAGGAATTCGAAGGAGGCATTACAAATGGAGCACTGTG GTATCCAATTTATGGCGGCATGCAAGACTGGAACTATATACATGGAGGCTGCTTTGAGTTAACACTTGAAATTAGTGATGTAAAATGGCCAAAAGCATCCGAG CTTCTTGTCATATGGAAGCAAAATAAGATGAGCATGCTCAACCTTGTTGCAAGCCTTGTAAAG ACAGGAGTTCATGGAAGGATATTTGCTGCAGATACTGGCCGTCCTATACCGGGATCACTCATGGTGAAGGGAATCGATTCAAAG ATAAATGCTAGCGGAACTTTTGGCGATTACCACCGGATTCTTGCACCTGGTCAGAGTTATGAAG TCGTTGCGTCGATGGAGGGCTTCAAACCGAAAAGAACACGTGTCATGCTGGGGCGTGAAGCCACGAATCTGGACTTCATCTTGGACCCAGACGGAGCCCTCAGGGGGACCAAGCCGCTGCGCAACGACTGCGGCTGCAGTTGCAACGACGACGGTGGCAGCAACAAGCCGTTCCTCCTCCGGGAAGCTTACCTCTGGCTGTATCTCCTGGTCCTGTTCTTCCTGCTGGCCCTCTACCTTCTCTTGAGGAGGAGAATGGCCTCGAGGCTCGCGGCGCATCGGCATTCTCCTCCGAAGCGGACTGTTGCCGTGTGA
- the LOC123087968 gene encoding carboxypeptidase SOL1 isoform X2: protein MQLAYWLCDNYLKDPLATLIVENTHLHILPSMNPDGFALRRRGNANNVDLNRDFPDQFFPNNDDIKQRQPETRAIMNWIKQEHFTASASLHGGALVANYPWDGSRDTRKQYYGCPDDKAFRYMASMYSQSHYNMSLSKEFEGGITNGALWYPIYGGMQDWNYIHGGCFELTLEISDVKWPKASELLVIWKQNKMSMLNLVASLVKTGVHGRIFAADTGRPIPGSLMVKGIDSKINASGTFGDYHRILAPGQSYEVVASMEGFKPKRTRVMLGREATNLDFILDPDGALRGTKPLRNDCGCSCNDDGGSNKPFLLREAYLWLYLLVLFFLLALYLLLRRRMASRLAAHRHSPPKRTVAV, encoded by the exons ATGCAACTTGCGTATTGGCTGTGTGATAACTACCTGAAGGATCCTTTG GCAACTCTCATTGTGGAGAACACACACCTTCATATACTTCCATCAATGAATCCAGATGGATTTGCTCTTAGAAGGCGTGGTAATGCAAACAATGTTGATCTCAACAGGGACTTTCCTGACCAA TTTTTCCCCAACAACGATGATATTAAGCAACGGCAACCTGAAACTAGAGCTATTATGAACTGGATAAAGCAAGAACACTTCACAGCCTCTGCTAGTTTGCATGGG GGTGCTCTTGTTGCAAATTATCCATGGGATGGATCTAGAGATACAAG AAAACAGTATTATGGATGTCCTGATGACAAGGCATTCCGTTACATGGCGTCAATGTACAGTCAGTCACACTATAACATGTCTTTGAGCAAGGAATTCGAAGGAGGCATTACAAATGGAGCACTGTG GTATCCAATTTATGGCGGCATGCAAGACTGGAACTATATACATGGAGGCTGCTTTGAGTTAACACTTGAAATTAGTGATGTAAAATGGCCAAAAGCATCCGAG CTTCTTGTCATATGGAAGCAAAATAAGATGAGCATGCTCAACCTTGTTGCAAGCCTTGTAAAG ACAGGAGTTCATGGAAGGATATTTGCTGCAGATACTGGCCGTCCTATACCGGGATCACTCATGGTGAAGGGAATCGATTCAAAG ATAAATGCTAGCGGAACTTTTGGCGATTACCACCGGATTCTTGCACCTGGTCAGAGTTATGAAG TCGTTGCGTCGATGGAGGGCTTCAAACCGAAAAGAACACGTGTCATGCTGGGGCGTGAAGCCACGAATCTGGACTTCATCTTGGACCCAGACGGAGCCCTCAGGGGGACCAAGCCGCTGCGCAACGACTGCGGCTGCAGTTGCAACGACGACGGTGGCAGCAACAAGCCGTTCCTCCTCCGGGAAGCTTACCTCTGGCTGTATCTCCTGGTCCTGTTCTTCCTGCTGGCCCTCTACCTTCTCTTGAGGAGGAGAATGGCCTCGAGGCTCGCGGCGCATCGGCATTCTCCTCCGAAGCGGACTGTTGCCGTGTGA
- the LOC123087968 gene encoding carboxypeptidase SOL1 isoform X3 yields the protein MDLLLEGVVMQTMLISTGTFLTKQPETRAIMNWIKQEHFTASASLHGGALVANYPWDGSRDTRKQYYGCPDDKAFRYMASMYSQSHYNMSLSKEFEGGITNGALWYPIYGGMQDWNYIHGGCFELTLEISDVKWPKASELLVIWKQNKMSMLNLVASLVKTGVHGRIFAADTGRPIPGSLMVKGIDSKINASGTFGDYHRILAPGQSYEVVASMEGFKPKRTRVMLGREATNLDFILDPDGALRGTKPLRNDCGCSCNDDGGSNKPFLLREAYLWLYLLVLFFLLALYLLLRRRMASRLAAHRHSPPKRTVAV from the exons ATGGATTTGCTCTTAGAAGGCGTGGTAATGCAAACAATGTTGATCTCAACAGGGACTTTCCTGACCAA GCAACCTGAAACTAGAGCTATTATGAACTGGATAAAGCAAGAACACTTCACAGCCTCTGCTAGTTTGCATGGG GGTGCTCTTGTTGCAAATTATCCATGGGATGGATCTAGAGATACAAG AAAACAGTATTATGGATGTCCTGATGACAAGGCATTCCGTTACATGGCGTCAATGTACAGTCAGTCACACTATAACATGTCTTTGAGCAAGGAATTCGAAGGAGGCATTACAAATGGAGCACTGTG GTATCCAATTTATGGCGGCATGCAAGACTGGAACTATATACATGGAGGCTGCTTTGAGTTAACACTTGAAATTAGTGATGTAAAATGGCCAAAAGCATCCGAG CTTCTTGTCATATGGAAGCAAAATAAGATGAGCATGCTCAACCTTGTTGCAAGCCTTGTAAAG ACAGGAGTTCATGGAAGGATATTTGCTGCAGATACTGGCCGTCCTATACCGGGATCACTCATGGTGAAGGGAATCGATTCAAAG ATAAATGCTAGCGGAACTTTTGGCGATTACCACCGGATTCTTGCACCTGGTCAGAGTTATGAAG TCGTTGCGTCGATGGAGGGCTTCAAACCGAAAAGAACACGTGTCATGCTGGGGCGTGAAGCCACGAATCTGGACTTCATCTTGGACCCAGACGGAGCCCTCAGGGGGACCAAGCCGCTGCGCAACGACTGCGGCTGCAGTTGCAACGACGACGGTGGCAGCAACAAGCCGTTCCTCCTCCGGGAAGCTTACCTCTGGCTGTATCTCCTGGTCCTGTTCTTCCTGCTGGCCCTCTACCTTCTCTTGAGGAGGAGAATGGCCTCGAGGCTCGCGGCGCATCGGCATTCTCCTCCGAAGCGGACTGTTGCCGTGTGA